The genomic window CGCCACCTCCCAGGAGCAGGCCGACCGGGTGAAGCTGCTGCTGGCCAACGGCTACCAGCAGATCTGGGCGCAGGACGGCGTGGTGCTGCTGCACCGGGTCGGCGATGCGCCGATCCCCGGCGAGGCGATGCCCGGCAAGGGCAGCAAGCCGATCCAGGACGTGGTGCCGCCGGACGTGGGGCACAACCTGTTCCAGGGCTAGGTACAGAACTGCCCGGCGGTGATCAGGTGAGGCCGGGCCGCCGGCGGCTGATCACCGCCGCGCCCAGCAGGGTGCCGGCGGCCAGGGTGCCCCAGAGCAGGCCGCTGCCCGCGGCGAGCAGGGCGGTGAGCACGGTGGGGGCCAGCGCCCGGCCCAGCCCGTTGGACAGCTCCCAGCGGGCGAGCGCGCGGCCCAGGCGCTCGGGCGGGGCGGTGGCCACCACCAGGGCCGTCCCGCTGCCTGCGTAGCCGATCTCGCCGCAGGTGTAGAGCACCGCCACCAGCGCCACGGCCGCCGGCGCGCCCACCCCGCCCAGCCGCTCGGCCAGCCAGAAACCGGCGTAGGACAGGGCCAGCAGCACGCCGGAGCCGGCCAGCACCGAGCGGCGCGAGCGGTGCGCCAGCCGGGTCACCACCGCGACCTGGGCGATGATCACCAGCGCGGTGTTGCCCACGAAGATGCCCGAGGACCAGGCCGGCGAGGCGTGCAGGTGGGTGACCAGCAGCACCGGAAGCGCGACCTCCAGGACGTCGAAGCAGAGCGCGAAGGGCAGGTTCGCCAGCCCGAGCACGGTCATCCCGGGCAGGGCGGGCGACTGCCCTGCCCGCCGGGTGATGGCCCGTCGGGCGGGCGTGGTCGGTGGCGTGGCCGGTGGGGCGGTGACCCGCAGCGACCAGGCCAGGGCCGCCGCCAGCAGGTACCCCGCCGCCGTGAGCAGCGCCAGGCCGCGCAGCGTGCCGGCACCCCCGGCCAGCGCCAGCGTGGCGATCAGCGCGCCGGCGCCGAGCCCGGCGTTGCGCAGCGAGCGGCCGGCGGCCAGCGCGGTGTCCCGGGCCCGGCCCTCGACCAGGGTGGCCACCAGCGCGGCGTGGGCGGTCGGCCAGGTCTGGGTGCCGGTGCCCAGCAGCGCCGCGGCGAGCACGAAGCCGGTGGTGCCGGGCGCGGCGAGCAGCGCGCCGACGCCCGCGGCCCGGGTCAGCAGGGTCGCGGTGACCACCTGGGAGCGCGCGCCCCGGTCGATCCAGCGGCCCAGCGGGGCCACCGCCGCGAGCCCCACCAGCATCCCTGCGGAGAGCGCGAGTCCGGCCACCGAGGCCCCCAGGTGCAGCACCCCGATCGCGTAGAGCAGTAGGAAGGGGCGCAGCAGGCCGGCACCGAGCGCGTCCACCACCAGCGCGGTCGCGTACCTCGGGCCGCCGGGCAGCGGCCCCAGCAGCCGCCCGATGCGTTCGGGGCGGGGGAGGGGAGGAGTCGCGGGCGGTGCCGCCGGGGTTCTGGTCGAGGTCATGCCCGACACGCTGCGCCCGCTGCCCCGCCGCGGTCACGTCGATTGACGCCGTGCGTCAATCGATCCGTCCACACCCGCCGGACCTGCGACGATCGCTGGATGAGCGTGATCATCGAGACCGCCGGACTGCCGCCCGAGCGGCTGCTCTTCACCCCCTCGCCGCTGGCCGAGCTGACCGCGATGCTGCACGTGCTCGCCGAGCCGGCGCACCATCCGGCGCTGCACGGCTGGGCGGGCACCACTGCCGCCGCGCTGCGCCCCGAGCTGGCGGACCGGCTGCTGGAGGCGGACTTCCTCTGGCGCTCGTCGCGCGCCGACTTCCTGCTCCCGGCCATCCCCGGGGCCTCGCTGGCCGAGGAACTGGACGCGATCGACCGGCTCGACGACGAGCGCTACGTGGCCGGTGCGCTGATCGCCAGCTGCGGATTGAACCGGCTCGCGCTGCGCCCCCACTCGCCGCTGACCGACCCGGTGGAGCGGGAGCGGGCCATCGAGCTGGCGAACGCCCGCGGGCCCAGGCAGGCGGCCTTCGCCGACCGGCTGCTCTCCGATCCGGCTGCCGTCCGGGCCATCGTGCGCCGCCTGCTGGAGGACTGCGCCGAGGCCTTCTTCGCGGACGCCTGGGCCCGGGTGCTGCCGGTGCTGGCCGCCGACGCCCGGCACAAGGCCGACCTGCTGGCCCACCGTGGCCTGGCCGAGGCGCTGGCGGCCGTCTCCCCGGCGGTGGGCTACGACGCCCGGCAGGGGCGGATCGTCATCGACAAGCTGCAGTCCAGCTCGACCAGTGCGGCGAGCACCGGCCTGACCTTCGTGCCCACCGTGTTCGGACGTCCGCACCTGGTGGTGGTGTACGCCGCGGGCTGGCGCCCGGTGGTGCAGTACCCGGTCGCGGAGTCCGGGGTGCAGGCGCCGGCCGCGCTGGACCGGGTGCAGCAGCGGCTGGAGGCGCTCGCCAATCCGGCCAGGCTCCGGCTCGCCCGCACCCTGGCGCGTGGTGAGCACACCACCGGCGAGCTGGCCGCGGCCTGGCAGCTGACCGAGCCGGAGGTCTCCCGGCACCTCGCGGTGCTGCGCAGGGCCGAGCTGGTGCTCAGCCGGCGGCGTGGCCGATATGTGCTGTACCGCCTGGACTTGGGTGTCAGTGCCCGATTGGGGACCGACCTGCTGGAAGCCGTGCTGCGCTAGGTGTTCTGACCCGTGAGGTTGGGGGCGCGATCGGGCACCGGGGCGAGGATCGGACAGGGTTGGCCGGAAATCGCCCCTGGTCGCACAGGGGTGCCGCCGGGTCATCGGTTCGTTTACGCAGGACCTCGCCGCTGCTCGGGACGGTGGGGGGACGGCGGTCGGGACACGGAGCGGGTCCGGCCGCGGGTTCATGCTTTTCCAGCCGTCCTGGCTTTTCAGGAACGCCGTCCAGGGGCGCGCGTTTAACACGCCGTTATTGCTCTCGCAAGGCTTGAGTCCGGCCGGGAGACCCGGCTATAAATCCGACCCAACACCGGGCCACAAACGGGCCCGGTCGGTGGAGAAGGCCGGGCACCATCCCGCACGGCCCGTCGAGAGCGTGTGGAGGGATCTCCCGGTGCGGCCTTCGGACTACGAGCAGTTCTGCCAGGCGGATCCCGTCTTCTACGACGACCCCGGCGCCCGGGACGACGCCCAGAGCCTCTACCCGCCGGCCGTCGCCCCGGTCCCCGAGGGCTGGCGCCGCAGCGGCGACAGCGTCTGGGTCTACCTGCACCCCGACGGCCAGACGCTGCCCGACCAGGGCTGGAAGGTGCACGTCTCCGGCACCCTCGACGAGGCGCCCGAGATCATCGACATCGTCCTCGATTTCTGTCATGAACAGGAACTGAGCGTCAAATTCCTGCGCAGCCGGGAAACCGTGCTGAAGGCGAATTCGAAATACGCACCGCGAGGTTCCAGCGGAAAGCTGCTGACCCTCTACCCGCGGGACGAGACCGAACTGCACCGCACGCTCACCGGCCTGGAGCCGCTGCTGGCCGGCCGGCGGGGTCCCTACATCCTCAGTGACCTGCGCTGGCGCGACAGCCTGCTCTACGTCCGCTACGGCGCCTACCGCCAGCTGTACTGCCTGGACGAGCAGGGCCGCACGGTCTCCGCGCTGCGCGACGCGAACGGCACGCTCGTCCCGGACCTGCGCCGCCCGGTCTTCGCGGTCCCCGAGTGGATCACCGTCCCCGACTTCCTGCGCGAGCAGATCGAGGCCAGGAGCGACGCCGCTCCCGAGGACTTCCCCTACGACATCGAGAAGGCGCTGCACTTCTCCAACGGCGGCGGCGTCTACAAGGCGCGCGACCGGCGCACCGGAGAGGTGGTGGTGCTGCGCGAGGCCCGCCCGATGGCCGGGCTCGACCACCGCGGCACCGACGCCGTCGAGCGGCTGCACCGCGAACGCGACGTGCTGCGCCGGCTCTCCGGCCTGGACTTCGTGCCCGCGCTGCACGAGCACCTGGTGGTCTGGGAGCACGAGTACCTGGTCGAGGAGTTCATCGAGGGCGAGAAGCTGGAGCGGCACCTGTTCACCGGCCGCTACCCGCTGCTGCGCGCCGAGCCGGACGCCGCCACGCTGGCCGAGTACACCGCGCTGGCGCTGGACTACGGCGAGCAGCTGGCCGCCATGCTGCGCACCCTGCACGAGCACGGGGTGGCCTTCGGCGACCTCCACCCGGGCAACGTGCTGGTCCGGCCCGACGGCCGGCTCGCCCTGGTCGACTTCGAGCTGGCCTTCGACCTGGTCGACGGGACACCGCCCGGTTTCGGGGCGCCCGGCTTCATCTCGCACGCCGCCCGCACCGGCACCGCGATCGACAGCTACGCGCTGGCCTGCATGCGGCTGTTCCTCTTCCTGCCGCTGACCTTCCTGATCGAGCTGGACTCGGGCAAGGCCGAGGCGCTGGCCGAGGCCGCCGCCGAGCGCTTCGCACTGCCCGAAGGCTGGGCCGCGCAGCTGGTGGCCGACCTGCGCGCGGCGA from Kitasatospora sp. NBC_01250 includes these protein-coding regions:
- a CDS encoding DUF5937 family protein — its product is MSVIIETAGLPPERLLFTPSPLAELTAMLHVLAEPAHHPALHGWAGTTAAALRPELADRLLEADFLWRSSRADFLLPAIPGASLAEELDAIDRLDDERYVAGALIASCGLNRLALRPHSPLTDPVERERAIELANARGPRQAAFADRLLSDPAAVRAIVRRLLEDCAEAFFADAWARVLPVLAADARHKADLLAHRGLAEALAAVSPAVGYDARQGRIVIDKLQSSSTSAASTGLTFVPTVFGRPHLVVVYAAGWRPVVQYPVAESGVQAPAALDRVQQRLEALANPARLRLARTLARGEHTTGELAAAWQLTEPEVSRHLAVLRRAELVLSRRRGRYVLYRLDLGVSARLGTDLLEAVLR
- a CDS encoding MFS transporter codes for the protein MTSTRTPAAPPATPPLPRPERIGRLLGPLPGGPRYATALVVDALGAGLLRPFLLLYAIGVLHLGASVAGLALSAGMLVGLAAVAPLGRWIDRGARSQVVTATLLTRAAGVGALLAAPGTTGFVLAAALLGTGTQTWPTAHAALVATLVEGRARDTALAAGRSLRNAGLGAGALIATLALAGGAGTLRGLALLTAAGYLLAAALAWSLRVTAPPATPPTTPARRAITRRAGQSPALPGMTVLGLANLPFALCFDVLEVALPVLLVTHLHASPAWSSGIFVGNTALVIIAQVAVVTRLAHRSRRSVLAGSGVLLALSYAGFWLAERLGGVGAPAAVALVAVLYTCGEIGYAGSGTALVVATAPPERLGRALARWELSNGLGRALAPTVLTALLAAGSGLLWGTLAAGTLLGAAVISRRRPGLT
- the lanKC gene encoding class III lanthionine synthetase LanKC — protein: MRPSDYEQFCQADPVFYDDPGARDDAQSLYPPAVAPVPEGWRRSGDSVWVYLHPDGQTLPDQGWKVHVSGTLDEAPEIIDIVLDFCHEQELSVKFLRSRETVLKANSKYAPRGSSGKLLTLYPRDETELHRTLTGLEPLLAGRRGPYILSDLRWRDSLLYVRYGAYRQLYCLDEQGRTVSALRDANGTLVPDLRRPVFAVPEWITVPDFLREQIEARSDAAPEDFPYDIEKALHFSNGGGVYKARDRRTGEVVVLREARPMAGLDHRGTDAVERLHRERDVLRRLSGLDFVPALHEHLVVWEHEYLVEEFIEGEKLERHLFTGRYPLLRAEPDAATLAEYTALALDYGEQLAAMLRTLHEHGVAFGDLHPGNVLVRPDGRLALVDFELAFDLVDGTPPGFGAPGFISHAARTGTAIDSYALACMRLFLFLPLTFLIELDSGKAEALAEAAAERFALPEGWAAQLVADLRAATGGQLPAGTTERTGTGRPLVVPDGASDDAWRRVMDELAEGILAAATPERTSRLYPGDPEQFNRNGIDLAHGAAGVIYALAESGYPVPEQHVEWLLQAARDPKVVRPGLYDGLHGTAIALDRLGLTAEAGEILDRARELTETRQRLGVFGADLAGGLAGIGLSLLHFADRRGEVALAEQAREYGERLAAGAPLGRGRVGLLHGGAGVALFLTRLHEHTGEERWLDLAFAALGRDLAGAQVDEKGMLLTQDGQGTAYLGAGSAGAALVARGLLRHREDAALAQAVPLLDQACAAEFLLMPGLFEGRAGMVCALAAAGGDGRQLERQVSLLSWHLVRHQDRAAFPGQLLYRLSTDLATGSAGILLALHAASARKGTALPLLDHHGAPVSAVHK